Proteins found in one Salvia splendens isolate huo1 chromosome 10, SspV2, whole genome shotgun sequence genomic segment:
- the LOC121750146 gene encoding protein S-acyltransferase 24-like — MPSEIEVVEELESRDPPTDSAPEDDSLRNDVYTAAAYGDMDKLQRLVETGGCSVAEPDALGYYALQWAALNNRTAAAQYIVEHGGDINARDHTGQTALHWSAVKGAIQVAELLLQEGARVGLADLNGYQTTHVAAQHGQTAFLCHIVTKWNADADVPDNDGRSPLHWAAYKGFADCIRLLIYLNAHRVQQDKEGCTPLHWAAIRGNLEACTVLVMAGKKEDLMLTENTGLTPAQLAADKNHRQVAFFLGNARRLLDKRWDNNSFIGKLSKLGLAPILLCIVFLMLAIYIHSVITASNLPRLTAGFSLFAWMGVLLASIGLVFFYRCSSKDPGFIRMNVRDPASMKDDEPLLKIEINNPALIRGNWSQLCATCKIVRPLRAKHCSTCDRCVEQFDHHCPWVSNCIGKKNKWDFFLLLVLEVLALLITGSVALIRLLTDPLAPSTFGAWLSHVGNQHVGTLAFLVADAFILFPVGILTCVQASQIARNVTTNEMANMLRYSYLRGPDGRFRNLFDHGCKKNCTDFLINGYNEDIEHAGESGEPGVIGMINMTQDANHTNGVSHSHQPNGNGHILIDVDKISNSHQGHIHSSQCSHSPSHSQRHRQSHTDSHVPAGLDIGLGRNVSHAAVAS, encoded by the exons ATGCCGTCGGAGATCGAAGTTGTGGAGGAGCTGGAATCGAGGGATCCTCCAACGGACTCCGCGCCAGAGGACGACAGCTTGAGGAACGATGTCTACACAGCCGCTGCCTATGGGGATATGGATAAGCTCCAGAGATTAGTCGAGACTGGTGGTTGCTCCGTCGCGGAGCCCGACGCCCTCGGCTACTACGCTCTCCAGTGGGCGGCGCTTAATAATCGAACCGCCGCAGCGCAGTACATTGTTGAG CATGGAGGTGATATTAATGCACGTGATCATACTGGACAAACAGCTTTGCATTGGAGTGCAGTGAAGGGTGCAATTCAGGTTGCTGAGCTTCTTCTGCAGGAGGGTGCTCGTGTTGGTTTAGCTGATCTCAATGGTTATCAG ACAACACATGTTGCAGCACAGCATGGTCAGACGGCTTTCCTGTGTCACATTGTCACAAAGTGGAATGCTGATGCTGATGTCCCTGATAATGATGGTAGAAGCCCATTGCACTG GGCTGCTTACAAGGGATTTGCTGACTGCATTCGCCTTTTAATATATCTGAATGCTCATAGAGTGCAGCAAGATAAAGAAG GCTGCACACCACTGCACTGGGCTGCCATTAGGGGTAACTTAGAAGCATGCACTGTTCTGGTGATGGCAGGGAAGAAAGAAGATTTGATGCTAACAGAAAACACCGGCCTTACCCCTGCGCAGCTAGCTGCAGATAAAAATCATAGACAAGTTGCATTTTTCCTT GGAAATGCTAGAAGGTTGCTTGACAAAAGATGGGATAACAACAGTTTTATCGGCAAACTTTCTAAACTTGGACTTGCTCCAATTCTTTTGTGTATAGTTTTCCTGATGCTTGCAATATATATACATTCAGTTATTACAG CTTCAAATCTTCCAAGGCTAACAGCTGGCTTTAGTCTTTTTGCCTGGATGGGTGTGTTATTGGCTTCAATAGGTCTAGTTTTCTTTTACAGATGTAGCAG CAAGGACCCTGGCTTTATCAGAATGAATGTACGTGATCCAGCAAGCATGAAAGATGAT GAGCCTTTGCTGAAGATCGAAATAAATAATCCTGCGTTGATTAGAGGAAATTGGTCTCAGCTTTGTGCAACTTGCaag ATTGTTAGACCTCTTCGTGCTAAACATTGTTCCACCTGTGATCGTTGTGTCGAGCAATTTGACCATCATTGCCCATGGGTGTCCAATTGCATTGGCAAG AAAAACAAGTGGGATTTTTTCTTGCTTCTTGTTCTCGAAGTTCTGGCATTACTGATAACTGGTTCAGTGGCTTTGATAA GATTGTTGACAGACCCATTGGCCCCATCTACCTTTGGTGCCTGGTTAAGCCATGTTGGTAATCAACATGTTGGCACTTTAGCATTTTTAGTTGCAGATGCTTTCATCCTTTTTCCTGTCGGAATTTTGACTTGTGTACAGGCTTCTCAG ATTGCTCGCAATGTAACAACAAATGAAATGGCAAACATGCTGAGGTACAGTTACTTACGAGGGCCAGATGGTCGATTTCGTAATCTGTTTGATCACGGCTGCAAGAAGAACTGCACAGATTTCTTGATAAATGGTTATAACGAAGATATAGAGCACGCCGGAGAATCAGGGGAACCTGGCGTAATAGGGATGATAAATATGACACAGGATGCAAACCATACAAACGGTGTGAGCCATAGTCATCAACCAAACGGAAACGGCCATATATTAATTGATGTGGATAAAATCTCTAATTCACATCAGGGCCACATTCATTCTTCTCAATGCAGCCATAGTCCAAGCCACAGCCAAAGGCATCGTCAAAGTCACACTGATAGTCATGTCCCTGCAGGTCTGGATATCGGATTAGGCCGAAATGTTTCTCATGCTGCAGTGGCGTCATGA
- the LOC121752778 gene encoding secreted RxLR effector protein 161-like, giving the protein MSESRTVSTPLGQQFQLCASQGPKSEEEQNEMKNIPYANIIGSVMYVMICTRPDLAHAVSITSRYMSNPGKAHWQALKWMLRYLRGSSDYGIMYKGFGDQTKDIIEGFCDSDYASNKDNRKSQTGYIFTMFGSAVTWESNLQSVVALSTTEAEYIALTDAVKESFWIRGMLGDLGERQEIVAVNCDSSSAICLSKHQ; this is encoded by the coding sequence ATGAGTGAGTCAAGAACAGTTTCAACTCCTTTGGGACAGCAGTTTCAGTTATGTGCAAGTCAAGGGCCGAAGTCTGAGGAAGAGCAGAATGAAATGAAGAACATCCCATATGCAAACATCATTGGGAGTGTGATGTATGTAATGATATGTACCAGACCAGATCTAGCTCATGCAGTGAGCATCACAAGTAGATACATGAGTAATCCGGGGAAGGCTCACTGGCAGGCTCTCAAATGGATGCTGAGATACTTGAGAGGGAGCTCAGATTATGGGATCATGTACAAGGGATTTGGAGACCAAACTAAGGACATCATTGAAGGGTTTTGTGATTCGGATTATGCCTCCAACAAGGACAACAGAAAATCACAGACAGGATACATCTTTACTATGTTTGGATCTGCTGTAACATGGGAATCAAATCTGCAATCTGTTGTGGCCTTATCAACCACGGAGGctgagtatatagctctcaccgATGCAGTGAAGGAGAGTTTCTGGATCAGAGGAATGTTAGGAGACTTAGGAGAAAGGCAGGAAATAGTTGCTGTTAACTGTGACAGCAGCAGCGCAATTTGCTTGTCTAAGCATCAATGa
- the LOC121751117 gene encoding protein PHOX4-like, protein MGKHGGKKKKCGGHKSGESNIRQSKGNERAYDKDTTMFVLMSQELKEDGNRLFQKRDYEGAMLSYEKGIELLPRNHVDVAYLRSNMAACYMQLGISEYPRAIHECNLALEVSPLYSKALLKRARCYEALNKLNLARRDVGTVLKMEPNNLMAIEISERVEMRIERQEGSRENEIRVNFEYNVEENVKEKKVNGKVKSIVNGNIDKSAEKKVDRNVKENAKEEKVNGVGGGSRDEQTRHEKKTKRKVRERKVDVDVVLRKVDDQIEERKTEDKLVVEEERLTNGAEEEPTRTVKLVFGEDIRWARIPLNCDILKLREIIVDRFPSSKAVLIKYRDQEGDMVTITSTEELRLAEASTEHGSVKLYIVKVNPDQDPLFERIRKDGMKNVTEIRTDSACISDWIIRFAQLFKNHVGFDFEAYLDLHEVGMKLYSDAMEETVTCEEAQGLFSTAAEKFQEMAALALFNWGNVHMSRARKRVYLAEDASKEPVLARVKSSYEWARAEYVNAGKRYEKALKIKPNFYEAILALGQQEFEQAKLSWYYAIGTNADLESWPSSVVLELYNRAEDNMEKGMQMWEEEQRVIEPSWPNKTEIQLQNMKLSNVSADEAAEQASNTRAQIHILWGTMLYERSMMEFKLGLPVWNECLEVAVEKFELAGAAQTDIAVMIKNHCSNGTSSGGGFNIHEIVQAWNEMYEAKKWQSIVPSFRLEPLLRRRVSKIYHAFENA, encoded by the exons ATGGGGAAACATGGGGGGAAGAAGAAAAAATGTGGTGGGCATAAATCAGGTGAGTCAAATATTAGGCAGAGTAAGGGAAACGAGAGAGCTTACGATAAGGACACAACGATGTTCGTGTTGATGTCTCAGGAATTGAAGGAAGATGGGAATAGGTTGTTTCAGAAGAGGGATTATGAGGGTGCTATGTTGAGCTATGAGAAAGGGATAGAGTTGCTTCCGAGGAATCACGTAGATGTCGCCTATCTTAGGAGCAATATGGCCGCGTGCTATATGCAATTGGGTATTAGTGAGTATCCGAGGGCGATCCATGAGTGCAATCTGGCTCTTGAAGTTTCTCCGTTGTATAGTAAGGCATTGTTGAAGAGGGCTAGGTGCTATGAGGCACTGAACAAGCTAAATTTGGCGCGGAGAGATGTTGGAACGGTGCTCAAGATGGAGCCTAACAATCTCATGGCGATTGAGATCTCGGAGAGGGTTGAAATGAGAATTGAGAGACAAGAAGGGTCTAGAGAAAATGAGATTCGTGTGAATTTTGAGTACAATGTAGAGGAGAATGTGAAGGAGAAGAAAGTCAATGGCAAGGTGAAAAGCATTGTCAATGGAAACATAGATAAGAGCGCGGAGAAGAAGGTTGATCGCAATGTAAAGGAAAATGCGAAGGAGGAGAAAGTCAATGGCGTTGGAGGGGGGAGTAGGGATGAACAAACAAGACACGAgaagaaaacaaaaagaaaagtgagagAAAGGAaagttgatgttgatgttgtgttgagaAAGGTTGATGATCAAATCGAGGAAAGGAAAACTGAAGACAAATTGGTGGTGGAGGAAGAAAGGTTGACGAATGGTGCAGAGGAAGAGCCTACAAGAACGGTTAAGTTAGTGTTCGGGGAAGACATAAGATGGGCTCGGATTCCTCTCAACTGCGATATTTTGAAACTGAGGGAGATCATTGTTGATCGTTTTCCCAGCTCGAAGGCTGTTCTCATTAAATATAGGGATCAAGAAGGCGATATGGTTACTATCACTTCAACAGAAGAACTGAGGTTGGCTGAAGCCTCTACCGAGCATGGCTCTGTGAAGCTGTATATAGTCAAAGTTAATCCTGACCAAGATCCGTTATTTGAGAGGATTAGGAAAGATGGCATGAAAAATGTTACTGAAATCCGGACTGATTCGGCTTGTATAAGTGATTGGATCATACGGTTTGCTCAGTTATTCAAGAACCATGTCGGATTTGATTTTGAAGCTTATCTTGATCTCCACGAGGTCGGGATGAAGCTCTATTCAGATGCCATGGAAGAGACAGTTACGTGCGAAGAAGCTCAAGGCCTTTTCTCCACTGCTGCAGAGAAATTCCAGGAAATGGCAGCCTTAGCATTGTTCAATTGGGGTAATGTCCACATGTCAAGAGCAAGAAAGAGAGTATATTTGGCAGAAGATGCTTCGAAAGAACCTGTGCTAGCACGAGTCAAGTCTTCTTACGAGTGGGCACGAGCGGAGTACgtgaatgcaggaaaaagaTACGAAAAGGCCCTAAAAATTAAACCAAATTTCTATGAAGCCATTCTAGCTCTCGGGCAGCAAGAGTTTGAGCAGGCTAAACTCTCTTGGTATTATGCAATCGGAACCAATGCTGATTTGGAGTCTTGGCCTTCATCGGTAGTTCTTGAGCTTTACAACAGGGCCGAGGACAACATGGAAAAGGGAATGCAAATGTGGGAGGAGGAACAGCGAGTCATCGAACCATCCTGGCCTAACAAAACCGAGATTCAGTTGCAGAATATGAAACTCAGCAATGTGTCAGCAGACGAAGCTGCAGAACAGGCTTCAAACACACGTGCACAGATACACATATTATGGGGCACAATGTTGTATGAAAGATCTATGATGGAATTCAAACTAGGACTTCCCGTTTGGAATGAATGCCTCGAGGTTGCTGTAGAAAAATTCGAACTAGCTGGAGCAGCTCAGACTGATATTGCCGTTATGATAAAGAATCATTGTTCCAATGGAACATCGTCAGGAG GGGGATTCAACATTCACGAAATAGTACAGGCATGGAACGAAATGTATGAAGCAAAAAAGTGGCAGAGCATCGTTCCCTCGTTCCGGTTAGAACCACTGCTCAGGCGGCGAGTTTCAAAAATTTATCACGCCTTTGAAAATGCATAG